The Achromobacter spanius genome includes the window CCGACTTGTATGTGCTGACCTCGCGCTTTGAGGGGCTGTCCAATACCTTGCTTGAATCCATGGCCAGCGGCCTGGCCGCCGTCTCGTTCGATTGCGATACCGGACCGCGCGAGATCGTGCGCGACGGCATCGACGGCGTGCTGGTGCGGCCCAATGGCGATGTACCGGCCTTGTGCAAGGCGCTGTCCGATGTGATGGAAAACGACGCAAGGCGCCAGCGGATGGCGCAAGCGGCAACCGATGTGCGCGACCGCTTTTCGGCCGCGCGCGTGTTGCAGCAATGGCAAGAACTTTTTGACGGCGTGCGCAAGCCGGGCCGCTAGGGCCTTCGCGGCGCGCGCCGTTGCTACGGTGACCACGAGAACCTCATCATGTGTGGAATAGTCGGAATTTGGGGCCCCATCGGGAACAAGGAGCGCGTGCTGGCCGAAAGCTGCCGTCGCATCCGCCATCGCGGGCCGGACAGCAACGGTTTCTGGGAAGACCCGGAAGCCGAAGTGGCGCTGGGGCACGTGCGCCTGGCCATCCTGGACCTGACCGAAGCCGGCCATCAACCCATGACGTCCGCGTGCGGCCGCTATGTGATGGTGTTCAACGGCGAGATCTACAACCACCTGGACATCCGCCAGCAGCTTGAAAAGTCGGGGCTGGCGCCGTCCTGGCGCGGCCATTCCGATACCGAAACGCTGCTGGCCGGCTTCACCGCGCTGGGCATCGAGGCCACCCTGCAGGCCGCGGTCGGCATGTTCGCCATTGCGCTGTGGGACCGCGCATCGCGCAAGCTGATGCTGGCGCGCGACCGCATGGGCGAAAAGCCGCTGTACTACGGCTATTCGGGCGCCGAGCTGGTTTTTGCGTCCGAGTTGAAGGGCCTCATGCCCATCCCCGGATTCGGCCGCGAGCTGAACCGCAACGCGCTGGCCTCGTTCATGCGCCACAACTACATTCCCGCGCCGCAATCCATCTACCAGGGCATTGCCAAGCTGCCTCCGGGCACCTGGGTGGAGTTCACCGCCGACGACACCCGCAGCCGCCGCATGCCGGAGCCGCGCGTGTATTGGTCCGCGCGCGAAGCGGCCGACAGCGCGGCCCGGTCGCCGCTGTCGTTCGGGTCCGACGCCGAGGCCGCCCAGGCGCTGGAAAGCGTGTTGTCCAAGGCAGTGGGCGGCCAGATGCTGTCCGACGTCAGCCTGGGCGCCTTCCTGTCGGGCGGCATTGACTCGTCCACCATCGTGGCGCTGATGCAGGCGCAAAGCGCCAAGCCGGTACGCACCTTCGCCATCGGTTTCCACGAGAAAGGCTACGACGAGGCGCAACACGCCAAGGCCGTCGCCACGCATTTGGGCACCGACCACACCGAGCTCTACGTCACCGCGGACGACGCGCTGGCGGTGGTGCCGTCGCTGGCCGAAATGTACGACGAACCGTTTGCCGATTCGTCGCAGATTCCCACGTCGCTCGTCACCAAGATGGCGCGCCAGCACGTCACCGTAGCCTTGTCGGGCGACGGCGGCGATGAACTCTTTGGCGGCTATTCGCGCTACTTCCGCGTGAATAACTGGTGGCAGCAATGCGAGCGCGTGCCCGCCATGCTGCGCAAGCCCGCTGGCGCGATGCTCTCCGCCACCACCCACCTTCCAGGACGCGGCGCCTGGCGCGGCAAGGTCGGCAAGCTGGGCGAGCTGCTGCGCACCGATACGCGCGGCGACTTCTACCGCCACTTCGTGTCTTATTGGGCCGACCCCACGCAGGTGGTCAAGGGCGGTGTAGAACCCGTGTCGGAATTCGCGCGCGACATGCAGGGCTCGACCTTCGAAGCCATGATGAAGCTGGACACGATTACCTATCTGCCCGACGACATCCTGGTCAAGGTCGACCGCGCCGCCATGGCGGTGAGCCTGGAGACGCGCGTGCCGCTGATCGACCATCGCGTTTATGAATTCGCCTGGAGCCTGCCGCATCAGTACAAGGTGCGCGGCAACACGGGTAAATGGCTGCTGCGCCAGGTGCTGCATCGCCATGTGCCGCAGGCGCTGGTGGACCGCCCCAAGCGCGGCTTCGCCGTACCGCTGGCCGCCTGGCTGCGCGGACCGCTGCGCGAATGGGCCGATGCGCTGCTCGACCCCGCGCGGCTGCGCCAGGAAGGCTGGTTTGAACCCGAACCCATCCTGCGCAAATGGCGCGAACACACCTCGGGCCATCGCAACTGGGACAGTCACCTGTGGGGCGTGCTGATGATGCAGGCCTGGCTGGACCGCTATCGTGCCGCACCGGATCAAGGGGGAACGATTGGGAGTCGTTAACGCATGAAAATATTGATGTTGGTCAGCTCCATGCACGCGGGCGGTGCCGAACGCGTCGCCGCAACGCTGGTGAATGCCTGGGCCGAACGCGGCGACACCGTCACGCTCACGCCTACCTACTCGTCCAAGGGCACCTGCTTTTATCCCGTGTCGGACAAGGTCACACTCGCCTGGCTGGCCGATATCGCCGGCACGCGCGCATCGGGCGGGATGGCCGCGTTCAAGCGCCTGATGGCCTTGCGCAAGCACATCCGCGACACCAAGCCCGATGTGGTCGTGTCTTTCCTGACCAACGTCAACGTGGCCGCCATCCTCGCCACGCGGGGCCTGGGCGTGCCGCTTATCGTTTGCGAACGCACCAACCCCGTGGCCGAAACCACCACCGGCACGGTGTGGCGCAAGCTGCGCCGCTTGCTGTATCCGCGCGCCGACATGGTGACGGTGCAGGCCGAAGACACCGCTGGCCCGTTCTCGCGTCAGGTGCCGGGCATCAAGCGCCTGGCCGTCATTCCCAACCCCTTGCCCGCGCCCCTGCTCGACGCGCCGCGCGTGGCCCAGCGTGAAGACGGTGGCCCGCGTGAATTGCTGGCGATGGGCCGCCTGGTGCCCGACAAGCAGTTCGATGTGTTGATCAATGTGTTCGCACAATTGGCGCCGTCGCACCCCGACTGGAACCTGCGTATCTGGGGCGAAGGCCCCGAGCGCGCGCTGCTGGAGGCGCAGATTGAAAAGCTGGGTCTGCAATCGCGCGTGAGCCTGCCGGGCCGCACCGAAGCGCCGTGGGAAGAACTCGCGCGCGGCCAGGCTTTTGTGCTGAGCTCGCTGGTGGAAGGCTTTCCGAATGTCTTGCTGGAAGCCATGTCGCTGGGCCTGCCTTGCGTGGCTTTCGACTGCCCCAGCGGCCCTCGCGAAATGACGCGCGACGGCCAGGACGCCTTGCTGGTGCCCGCTGGCGACGCCAGTGCCTTGCAAGACGCCCTGCAGCGCGTCATGAGCGACCTGCTGCTGCGTCGGCAACTGGGCGTGTGCGCCGCCACGGCCGTGCGCCAGCGTTACGCCCTGGACACGGTGCTGTCCGAATGGGATGAACTGTTCGACGCGGTGCGGGAGGGGCGATGAGCACCGCCGCCTTGCGCGTTCTGCATGTCATCACGGGCCTGGGGCAGGGCGGCGCGGAATCCGTGTTGATGCGCTTGGCGACGTACCCGGAAACGGGCGTGTCGCACACCGTCGTGTCGCTGACCGATGAAGGCATCTATGGCGAGCGCTTGCGTGCCGCCGGCGTGCCCGTGCATGCCTTGGGCATGAAGCGCGGGCGCGTGAGCGCAAGCGGTTTTTTGGCGTTGCGCCGGCTGATCGCCGCTCAGCGTCCTGACGTCGTGCAGACCTGGATGTATCACGCGGACCTGATCGGCGGCCTGGCCGCACGGCTGGCGGGCGTGCGCGCGGTGGCCTGGGGCATCCGTAATTCCGGCGCGCATCTGGAACGCAGCAGCCGCTCGGCGCGCCTGGTCTTGCGCGCCTGCGCTTGGCTGTCCGGCAGCGTGCCGCGCGCCATCGTCTGCGCCGCCCAGAATGCGGCCGAACGGCACGCCGAACGCGGCTACCGCCGCGACCGCATGGTGGTGATTCCGAACGGCTACGACCTGTCGCGTTATGCGCCCGATGCGCAAGCCCGCACGCGCATGCGCGCGCAGTGGGGACTGTCGGAAGACGCACCCGTGATCGGCAGCGTGGCCCGTTGGGATCCGCTGAAAGACCACGCCAACCTGCTGCGCGCGGTGGCCGCATTGGTGCGCGATGGCCGCGACGGCGGCTTGCGCTGCGTGCTGGTCGGGCGCGGCATGACGGCCGACAACGCCGAACTTGGCGCGCTTGTCGACAAGCTGAACCTGCGCGACCGCCTCATCCTTGCCGGCCCCAGCGACGACGTTCCCGCCGTGATGAACGGCCTGGACGTGCACGTGCTGTCCAGTTGCGCCGAGGGCTTTCCCAACGTGGTGGCCGAGGCCATGGCCTGCGGTGTTTACTGCGTGGTGACGAACGTGGGCGACGCCGCCTACATCGTCGCCGACACCGGCGTCGTCGTGCCCCCCGAGCAAGCCGAGGCGCTGGCGCGCGGCATCGAGACCGCCTTGTGCGACGTGGCTGCGCGCGGCCACGGACGCGCGGGCGAGGCGGGCCGCGCGCGCGTGTTGGAAAACTTTGATCTGGCGCGCATGGTGCAGCATTACCTCACCGTATGGCGCCGCATTGCCGGAGACCAGGCATGAGCCGTCGCCTGATGTTCGTCGTCAACAATCCCGCGTTCTTCATGTCGCATCGCGTGCCGGTGGCGCTGGCCGCGCAGCAAGCGGGCTATGACGTGCATGTGGCCACGATGGATGGCCCCGCCGTGGCCGACATCCAGGCGCTGGGCATGACCCATCACGCCATTCCCATGACGCGCAGCGGCAAGCATCCCTTGCAGGAACTGGGCACGCTGCTGGCGCTGGTGCGCCTGTTCCGCCGCGTGCGTCCGGACGTGGTGCACCTGGTCACGATCAAGCCCGTGCTGTATGGCGGCATTGCCGCGCGCATTGCCCGCGTGCCGGGCATGGTGGCGGCAATTTCCGGCCTGGGCTTCGTGTTCCTGTCCAATTCCCTGAAGATGCGGCTGGTGCGCGCCGTGGTGGCGCGCCTGTACCGCGTGGCGCTGGGTCATCCGAACAGCCGCGTGATTTTCCAGAACGCCAATGACCGCGACCTGCTCAAGTCACTGGGGGCCGTGCGCGATGAACAGGTCGTCATGATTCGCGGCGCGGGGGTCGACCTGGATGCCTATCGCGCGTCGCCCGAACCGCCTGCGCCGCCTGTCGTGGTCACCATGGTGGCGCGCCTGTTGCGCGACAAGGGCGTGCGCGAATTCGTCGAGGCGGCGGCCCTGCTGCGCGCGCGTGGCGTGCCGGTGACCATGCAACTGGTGGGCGGGCTGGATGCGGGCAACCCCGCGTCCGCCACGCAGGACGAGGTGGACGCCTGGCAGCGCGACGGCGCCGTGCAGGCCTTGGGCGAACGCTCGGACATTGCCGATCTGTACGCGGCGAGCCATATCGCCGTGCTGCCGTCGTATCGCGAGGGTTTGCCGAAATCGTTGATCGAGGCCGCGGCGTGCGGGCGCGCGGTGGTGACGACCGATGTGCCGGGCTGCCGCGACGCCATCGAACCCGGCCAGACCGGGCTGCTGGTGCCGGTGCGCGACGCGCAGTCGCTGGCGGACGCCATCGCGCGCCTGGCCGAGGACGCCGCCTTGCGCCAGCGCATGGGCGCGGCGGGGCGTGCACTGGCCGAGAGCGAATTCGACATCAAGCGGGTTGCCCGCATCCATGTCGAGCTGTACGACGCCCTGGGTGCTTGATCGGCTGATACGGCTGATACGGCTGATACGGCGAATTCGGCGGGTTCGGATTCAGGATTGATTGAGCCCGCCTAGCGCCCGCGCGCGATCGCGTCGATCCAGAAACGGGTGGATGGGTCTTGCTGGCTGGTCTGCGGCGCATCCAGCTCGCGCATGATGTTCTTGGCCAGCGCCTTGCCGAATTCCACGCCCCATTGGTCAAACGGGTTGATGCCCCAGATCACGCCTTGCGCGAACACCTTGTGTTCGTACAAGGCCAGCAGCGCGCCCAGGGTATAGGCCTCCAGGCGCGGCAGCACGATCAGCGACGACGGACGGCCGCCCGGATGAACGCGGTGCTGCGCAAGCAGCCGCGCGCGCGCCGGATCGCTTTCCGTGGCCGAGGTTTCGGCCAGCGCCTCGTCGAAGGACTTGCCCCGCAGCAGCGCCGAACGCTGCGCCAGGCAGTTGGCAATCAGCAGTTCATGGTGACGCGCATAGGCGTGGTCGGGCTGCTCGCAAAGAATGAAGTCCACCGGCGCGCCCATGGCGTCCTGGTGCAGCCATTGAAAGAACGTGTGCTGACAGTCGGTGCCGGCCATGCCCCAAACGGAGGGGCCGGTCGGCACGCCGACAGGGCTGCCGTCTTCAGTGGCGACCTTGCCCAGTGATTCCATTTCCAACTGCTGCGCCCAGGGCACCAAGTGAACCAGCCGCGAGTCGTAAGGCGCAATCACCAGCG containing:
- the asnB gene encoding asparagine synthase (glutamine-hydrolyzing); translated protein: MCGIVGIWGPIGNKERVLAESCRRIRHRGPDSNGFWEDPEAEVALGHVRLAILDLTEAGHQPMTSACGRYVMVFNGEIYNHLDIRQQLEKSGLAPSWRGHSDTETLLAGFTALGIEATLQAAVGMFAIALWDRASRKLMLARDRMGEKPLYYGYSGAELVFASELKGLMPIPGFGRELNRNALASFMRHNYIPAPQSIYQGIAKLPPGTWVEFTADDTRSRRMPEPRVYWSAREAADSAARSPLSFGSDAEAAQALESVLSKAVGGQMLSDVSLGAFLSGGIDSSTIVALMQAQSAKPVRTFAIGFHEKGYDEAQHAKAVATHLGTDHTELYVTADDALAVVPSLAEMYDEPFADSSQIPTSLVTKMARQHVTVALSGDGGDELFGGYSRYFRVNNWWQQCERVPAMLRKPAGAMLSATTHLPGRGAWRGKVGKLGELLRTDTRGDFYRHFVSYWADPTQVVKGGVEPVSEFARDMQGSTFEAMMKLDTITYLPDDILVKVDRAAMAVSLETRVPLIDHRVYEFAWSLPHQYKVRGNTGKWLLRQVLHRHVPQALVDRPKRGFAVPLAAWLRGPLREWADALLDPARLRQEGWFEPEPILRKWREHTSGHRNWDSHLWGVLMMQAWLDRYRAAPDQGGTIGSR
- a CDS encoding glycosyltransferase family 4 protein, producing the protein MSTAALRVLHVITGLGQGGAESVLMRLATYPETGVSHTVVSLTDEGIYGERLRAAGVPVHALGMKRGRVSASGFLALRRLIAAQRPDVVQTWMYHADLIGGLAARLAGVRAVAWGIRNSGAHLERSSRSARLVLRACAWLSGSVPRAIVCAAQNAAERHAERGYRRDRMVVIPNGYDLSRYAPDAQARTRMRAQWGLSEDAPVIGSVARWDPLKDHANLLRAVAALVRDGRDGGLRCVLVGRGMTADNAELGALVDKLNLRDRLILAGPSDDVPAVMNGLDVHVLSSCAEGFPNVVAEAMACGVYCVVTNVGDAAYIVADTGVVVPPEQAEALARGIETALCDVAARGHGRAGEAGRARVLENFDLARMVQHYLTVWRRIAGDQA
- a CDS encoding glycosyltransferase family 4 protein; the protein is MSRRLMFVVNNPAFFMSHRVPVALAAQQAGYDVHVATMDGPAVADIQALGMTHHAIPMTRSGKHPLQELGTLLALVRLFRRVRPDVVHLVTIKPVLYGGIAARIARVPGMVAAISGLGFVFLSNSLKMRLVRAVVARLYRVALGHPNSRVIFQNANDRDLLKSLGAVRDEQVVMIRGAGVDLDAYRASPEPPAPPVVVTMVARLLRDKGVREFVEAAALLRARGVPVTMQLVGGLDAGNPASATQDEVDAWQRDGAVQALGERSDIADLYAASHIAVLPSYREGLPKSLIEAAACGRAVVTTDVPGCRDAIEPGQTGLLVPVRDAQSLADAIARLAEDAALRQRMGAAGRALAESEFDIKRVARIHVELYDALGA
- a CDS encoding glycosyltransferase family 4 protein, with product MKILMLVSSMHAGGAERVAATLVNAWAERGDTVTLTPTYSSKGTCFYPVSDKVTLAWLADIAGTRASGGMAAFKRLMALRKHIRDTKPDVVVSFLTNVNVAAILATRGLGVPLIVCERTNPVAETTTGTVWRKLRRLLYPRADMVTVQAEDTAGPFSRQVPGIKRLAVIPNPLPAPLLDAPRVAQREDGGPRELLAMGRLVPDKQFDVLINVFAQLAPSHPDWNLRIWGEGPERALLEAQIEKLGLQSRVSLPGRTEAPWEELARGQAFVLSSLVEGFPNVLLEAMSLGLPCVAFDCPSGPREMTRDGQDALLVPAGDASALQDALQRVMSDLLLRRQLGVCAATAVRQRYALDTVLSEWDELFDAVREGR